The genomic interval TAAAATCTCCCTAAATCGACGACTTGCGAAGTTTTGCCTTTGGCCAGTAAGAGCAGGGGTGTTTGTTTCCTATCTAGCTTTAAGCCTTCATATTGTTGGTTACCTGGGTTTAAAGTAATTTGTTGATTGGTCACCAAATAGATAGGGATTTGATGTCTGTTAGCCCAAAGTTGGATGGCGTTATTATCCATATCCAGTAAAAGAAGATTGAGTTTGGTGTTTGGAGTACGGCTAATAGCATCGACCAATTGCAGTAAAATGGTGGTTACAGCGTCATCGGGTCTTATAAAGAAATAGAGCGTTTCACTTTCTTTTAATTGAATGGGTTGATGTGCATAGGGAGAGTAAGGAGATGGATCAAAATCACCGACTACAGGCACATCTTTAAATAACTGGTTATAGGCTTTGTAAAAGGCATTGTTCCAGGCTATGTTTTGCGCGACCTTTTGGGCTTCTTGAAGGGCAGCAAGTTCGGCGAAGTGCGCTCGTTCCACATCATTCCTGGCATTTAGTCCAAGAATATCAACAGGTGTCATACGGAGGTCTTTGTAGTAAATACTGCTTCTGCTTTGCATTAGTTGCAGATAGCGTTTTTCTTCTGCCTCACTTAATCCCCAGGCTTTTGCCTCCTGTTTTTGTAAGTCGTTAAGTTGAAAATCTTTATCGGCGATAACTTCATCATGAAATTCAGCCAGCCCCGCTTTCGTCAACGCATTATCAGCACTTTGCATAGGTGGAGTGGCAATGCCTGGGATATATAAACCGGCAATTGCCTGTTGTCCCAAGAGTAGCCCAATTGTTAGTGTGGACAACTTAAGCATGGCTCACCTCTTGTTGATTCAGACGAACCAGCGCATGTACTTTGTCGGCATTTTCAAACTCTATGGTTTGCTTGGCAAAGTCGATTGCAAAGACAGTCCATCCGGCAAAAGAATCACCTTTTTCCAATGCTTGGGTTTTATAGTGGTAGGAAACAGAGGCAACAGGAACTTCTTGAATACTGTCTATGCTCAAGACTTTAAAGGGTAATTGGTTTGCTGGAAGCATTTTGACAGGCTGTTTTTTATCATCCAGATGACGCAATAAATCAGTAATTCCTTCGAGCTGTTTCTTAATGGCAATTTGTTCAGTGGTAAATATTTCACCTAATTGATGATCGTCTTTGTTTTGTAGTTGCTGAACGAAATCTCCTAATTGTTTTATGTTTTGAGTAATAGGTGATAGATCTAGTTGTTCAACAGGTTGGTTGAGTTGTTTTTGTATAGTGGTTAAACGCTCATCTAGCGTATTAA from Legionella sainthelensi carries:
- a CDS encoding TIGR03759 family integrating conjugative element protein codes for the protein MLKLSTLTIGLLLGQQAIAGLYIPGIATPPMQSADNALTKAGLAEFHDEVIADKDFQLNDLQKQEAKAWGLSEAEEKRYLQLMQSRSSIYYKDLRMTPVDILGLNARNDVERAHFAELAALQEAQKVAQNIAWNNAFYKAYNQLFKDVPVVGDFDPSPYSPYAHQPIQLKESETLYFFIRPDDAVTTILLQLVDAISRTPNTKLNLLLLDMDNNAIQLWANRHQIPIYLVTNQQITLNPGNQQYEGLKLDRKQTPLLLLAKGKTSQVVDLGRF